A stretch of Dietzia lutea DNA encodes these proteins:
- a CDS encoding DMT family transporter has protein sequence MAWVVLVLCGVLEAVWATAMGRSEGFTRLWPTVVFGVALVVSMAGLAYAMRELPVGTAYAVWVGIGASLTVVYAMATGAEPASAAKVLFLAMIIGGVVGLKAVS, from the coding sequence ATGGCATGGGTCGTGCTCGTTCTGTGCGGGGTGCTCGAGGCCGTGTGGGCCACCGCGATGGGCCGTTCGGAGGGGTTCACCCGGCTCTGGCCAACGGTGGTGTTCGGCGTCGCCCTGGTCGTGAGCATGGCCGGACTGGCCTACGCGATGCGCGAGCTGCCCGTGGGCACGGCGTACGCGGTGTGGGTCGGCATCGGAGCCTCGCTGACCGTGGTCTACGCCATGGCCACCGGGGCGGAACCCGCCTCGGCGGCGAAGGTGCTGTTCCTGGCCATGATCATCGGCGGTGTGGTCGGGCTCAAGGCCGTCAGCTGA
- a CDS encoding MOSC domain-containing protein, translating into MRVGTVSELWRYPVKSMRGDRVAETAVTERWGLPGDRGWVIRDEDAGELRSAKKWAELLQFHARYVEEPQGDATPTIEIDFPDGSSMRSDDDTVHEALSAALGRRVTLWPRRPVDDHEHYRRRAVDEADLRTQLGLGPDDPFPEYSDMPEDVLTELGYYATPRGTYFDAMPLSLLTSTAMASLQAAVPDAAIDPRRFRKNLIVTHEPGGDGHPEFDWVGRQLAIGEVTCEVVMRISRCRMVTLPQADLPHDRSVLRSLARDNGAEFGVYLRALSPGTIREGDEVRLV; encoded by the coding sequence ATGCGAGTGGGAACGGTCTCGGAGCTGTGGCGCTACCCCGTGAAGTCGATGCGGGGCGACCGCGTGGCCGAGACGGCGGTGACCGAGCGCTGGGGCCTGCCCGGCGACCGGGGCTGGGTGATCAGGGACGAGGACGCCGGCGAGCTCCGCAGCGCCAAGAAGTGGGCGGAGCTGTTGCAGTTCCACGCCCGCTACGTCGAGGAGCCGCAGGGCGACGCGACGCCGACCATCGAGATCGACTTCCCGGACGGCTCGTCGATGCGCAGCGATGACGACACCGTCCACGAGGCGCTCTCGGCCGCGCTGGGTCGGCGCGTCACACTGTGGCCGCGTCGGCCGGTCGACGATCACGAGCACTACCGCCGTCGCGCCGTCGACGAGGCGGACCTGCGCACCCAGCTCGGCCTGGGGCCCGACGACCCGTTCCCCGAATACTCGGATATGCCCGAGGACGTGCTGACCGAGCTCGGCTACTACGCCACCCCGCGCGGGACCTACTTCGACGCGATGCCGCTGTCGCTCCTGACCAGTACCGCGATGGCGTCACTGCAGGCCGCGGTGCCGGACGCGGCGATCGATCCGCGCCGGTTCCGCAAGAACCTCATCGTCACGCACGAGCCCGGCGGCGACGGGCATCCCGAGTTCGACTGGGTCGGCCGCCAGCTGGCGATCGGCGAGGTGACCTGCGAGGTCGTCATGCGCATCTCCCGCTGCAGAATGGTGACCCTCCCGCAGGCGGATCTGCCCCACGACCGCAGTGTCCTCCGGTCACTCGCGCGCGACAACGGCGCGGAGTTCGGCGTCTACCTCCGCGCGCTCTCGCCCGGCACGATCCGGGAGGGCGACGAGGTCCGGCTGGTGTGA
- a CDS encoding ABC transporter permease — protein MLRFIGERALHAVVVVILAAIGAFFLMEAVPGDAAASAVGSGATEEQYLAAREELGLDDPLAVRFADWAGSMLSADLGNSLIQPNQPVTEMIGNALPVTIQLAFLSIILSLAIAVPVAVWSAYRRGGVFDQVASVVAFAFISVPSFVAGLLLIYLLVFNHSFAQQLILGLAAVVGLAVALSPLGRRGGPGAPGVMWGRALIAGLAVGGVLTLIATFLPEFPRQGYVPLDEGLGENLRSIALPALTLALMEVAIFTRVLRTDMISTLQQDFVLSARAKGMPTGHVLVKEALRPSTVSIITLAGISLGRLIGGTVVVERLFNLPGMGTMIVDAVQNDNLPVVLGGVIVIAAFYVLVNMTVDVAYALIDPRIRRG, from the coding sequence GTGCTCAGGTTCATAGGCGAACGCGCTCTGCACGCGGTCGTCGTCGTCATACTCGCCGCGATCGGCGCGTTCTTCCTGATGGAGGCCGTCCCCGGTGACGCCGCGGCCTCGGCCGTCGGCTCGGGCGCGACCGAGGAGCAGTATCTGGCCGCCAGGGAGGAGCTGGGTCTCGACGATCCGCTGGCGGTCCGCTTCGCCGACTGGGCGGGCAGCATGCTCTCGGCCGACCTCGGCAACTCGCTCATCCAGCCCAACCAGCCCGTCACCGAGATGATCGGCAACGCCCTGCCGGTGACCATCCAGCTCGCGTTCCTGTCGATCATCCTGTCGCTGGCGATCGCCGTGCCGGTCGCGGTGTGGTCGGCCTACCGCCGCGGCGGGGTGTTCGACCAGGTGGCCTCGGTCGTGGCGTTCGCGTTCATCTCGGTGCCCAGCTTCGTGGCCGGTCTGCTGCTCATCTACCTGCTGGTGTTCAACCACTCGTTCGCCCAGCAGCTCATCCTCGGCCTCGCCGCCGTGGTCGGCCTGGCGGTGGCGTTGTCGCCGCTGGGCCGCAGAGGTGGTCCCGGGGCACCCGGCGTCATGTGGGGCAGGGCGCTGATCGCGGGCCTCGCCGTGGGCGGGGTGCTCACGTTGATCGCCACCTTCCTGCCCGAGTTCCCGCGCCAGGGCTACGTGCCGCTGGACGAGGGGCTGGGGGAGAACCTGCGCAGCATCGCGCTGCCGGCGCTCACGCTGGCGCTCATGGAGGTCGCGATCTTCACCCGCGTCCTGCGCACCGACATGATCTCGACGCTGCAGCAGGACTTCGTCCTCTCGGCGCGCGCCAAGGGCATGCCCACCGGGCACGTCCTGGTCAAGGAGGCCCTGCGGCCGTCGACGGTCTCCATCATCACCCTCGCCGGCATCAGCCTCGGTCGCCTCATCGGCGGCACGGTGGTGGTCGAGCGGCTGTTCAACCTGCCCGGGATGGGCACGATGATCGTCGACGCCGTGCAGAACGACAACCTTCCCGTGGTGCTCGGCGGCGTCATCGTCATCGCCGCCTTCTACGTCCTGGTCAACATGACCGTGGACGTCGCCTACGCACTCATCGACCCGAGGATCCGCCGTGGCTGA
- a CDS encoding DUF6480 family protein — translation MTNARPSDPDPSESPDVDSHGAAPAGITPDSDSTSLQSDSATNKQGPVEQQSPTPQPGNKSAYVWIAVIAVVVLLVVIGLVGYAFEVF, via the coding sequence ATGACCAACGCCCGACCGTCAGACCCCGACCCGAGCGAGAGCCCCGACGTGGACAGCCACGGCGCGGCCCCTGCCGGCATCACGCCGGACTCCGACTCCACCTCGTTGCAGTCGGACAGCGCCACCAACAAGCAGGGCCCGGTGGAACAGCAGAGCCCGACACCCCAGCCGGGCAACAAGAGTGCCTACGTGTGGATCGCGGTCATCGCCGTCGTCGTCCTCCTCGTCGTCATCGGCCTCGTCGGCTACGCGTTCGAAGTGTTCTGA
- a CDS encoding ABC transporter ATP-binding protein yields MDGVDISLRRGETIGIVGESGSGKSMLVRSIMGIAPSAAQVDPSSTVRFDGRDVLSLTRRDAQKFWGREIAMVFQDPLTSLNPIRTIGRQIIDPLRHHLGLSRKDAADRAVEMLTRVRIPSPKTRLNEYPHQLSGGMRQRVGIAIALSCEPKLLIADEPTTALDVTVQHEILDLLHGLQTDSDMAMILVSHDLAVVSQHTDRIGVMYAGRFLEVGDTRALLDEPAHPYTGALLDSIPRPDQPPHTVLTVIEGRPPNLREMPAGCRFAPRCPRVADDCLAVDPPLEDLTRTPGLTPEFSVHRVGCLHPTVPAPMRTTSEAS; encoded by the coding sequence CTGGACGGGGTCGACATCTCACTGCGTCGCGGCGAGACGATCGGCATCGTGGGCGAATCGGGGTCGGGCAAGTCGATGCTCGTCCGGTCGATCATGGGCATCGCCCCGTCCGCCGCTCAGGTCGATCCGTCCTCGACGGTCCGCTTCGACGGCCGCGACGTCCTGTCGCTCACCCGCCGGGACGCGCAGAAGTTCTGGGGTCGCGAGATCGCGATGGTCTTCCAGGACCCGCTGACCTCGCTCAACCCCATCCGGACGATCGGTCGGCAGATCATCGACCCGCTGCGCCACCACCTGGGCCTGAGCCGCAAGGACGCGGCCGACCGCGCCGTCGAGATGCTCACCCGCGTGCGCATCCCCTCGCCGAAGACCCGGCTGAACGAGTACCCGCACCAGCTCTCGGGCGGCATGCGTCAGCGCGTCGGCATCGCGATCGCGCTGTCCTGCGAGCCCAAGCTGCTCATCGCCGACGAGCCCACCACCGCGCTCGACGTCACCGTGCAGCACGAGATCCTCGACCTGCTGCACGGCCTGCAGACCGACTCGGACATGGCGATGATCCTCGTCAGCCACGACCTGGCCGTGGTCTCGCAGCACACCGACCGCATCGGCGTCATGTACGCCGGCCGGTTCCTCGAGGTCGGCGACACCCGCGCGCTGCTCGACGAGCCCGCGCACCCGTACACCGGTGCCCTGCTCGACTCGATCCCGCGCCCGGACCAGCCGCCGCACACCGTGCTCACGGTGATCGAGGGGCGCCCGCCGAACCTGCGGGAGATGCCCGCGGGCTGCCGGTTCGCCCCCCGCTGCCCGCGCGTGGCCGACGACTGCCTGGCCGTGGATCCGCCGCTCGAAGACCTCACCCGCACGCCCGGGCTCACCCCGGAGTTTTCCGTCCACCGCGTCGGCTGTCTGCACCCGACCGTTCCCGCCCCCATGCGCACCACCAGCGAGGCATCATGA
- a CDS encoding flavin-containing monooxygenase: MPFTLPESKIDIDIDFDPAHLRQRFEADKQARERKDQLAQFQGLDDVLEVGDSDPFSEPITREPVTEELDALVLGGGFGGLTAGAYLTQNGVENFRLVEYGGDFGGTWYWNRYPGVQCDIESHIYMPLLEETDYVPSQRYADGSEIFEHAQRIGRHYGLYDRTYFQTRATHARWDEQAQRWEVTTDRGDRFLTRVLLRSNGALTKPQLPKVPGIGDFEGKIFHTSRWDYDYTGGSAAGDLANLRDKRVAVVGTGATGVQVVPYLAQDAKELVVVQRTPSVVQPRNNRKTDPEWVASLKPGWQYERHDNFNGIISGHEVEGNLVDDGWTHLFPELTGQHLVDVPVGGLPEGDQALVAELADMKLLMSAHARVDSIVTDPATADGLKPWFGYMCKRPCFNDEYLQAFNRSNVTLAASPTGIDGITSTGIVVAGTHYEVDCIVFATGFETGSGPAGIYGYDVIGREGHSMQEYFSEGARTFHGFFTHGFPNFVELGMSQTAYYVNFVYMLDRKARHAARLVRHALDNGIGTFEPTAEAEAEWVAEVRRSNEPREAYWGACTPGYYNGQGEVSKAVFRDVYNSSEVDFWNMIEAWWNSGRFEGLVFEPARDAVPVA, encoded by the coding sequence ATGCCCTTCACCCTCCCCGAATCGAAGATCGACATAGACATCGACTTCGATCCAGCTCACCTCCGCCAGCGCTTCGAGGCCGACAAGCAGGCCCGCGAGCGCAAGGACCAACTGGCTCAGTTCCAAGGGCTCGACGATGTGCTCGAGGTCGGCGACAGCGACCCGTTCTCCGAGCCCATCACCCGTGAACCCGTCACCGAGGAGCTCGACGCCCTCGTGCTGGGTGGGGGCTTCGGGGGCCTGACCGCCGGGGCGTACCTCACGCAGAACGGCGTGGAGAACTTCCGGCTCGTGGAGTACGGCGGCGATTTCGGTGGAACCTGGTACTGGAACCGATACCCGGGCGTGCAGTGCGACATCGAATCGCACATCTACATGCCCTTGCTCGAGGAGACCGACTACGTGCCCAGCCAGCGCTACGCGGACGGTTCCGAGATCTTCGAGCACGCGCAGCGCATCGGCAGGCACTACGGCCTCTATGACAGGACGTACTTCCAGACCCGTGCCACTCACGCGCGCTGGGACGAGCAGGCCCAGCGCTGGGAGGTCACCACCGACCGCGGCGACCGCTTCCTCACCCGGGTGCTCCTGCGGTCCAATGGCGCGCTGACCAAGCCGCAACTGCCCAAGGTTCCGGGGATCGGCGACTTCGAGGGCAAGATCTTCCACACCAGCCGGTGGGACTACGACTACACCGGCGGCTCGGCGGCCGGCGACCTCGCGAATCTCCGGGACAAGCGCGTCGCGGTGGTGGGTACCGGTGCCACCGGCGTGCAGGTCGTGCCGTACCTCGCGCAGGACGCCAAGGAGCTCGTCGTGGTGCAGCGCACGCCGAGCGTGGTCCAGCCGCGCAACAACCGCAAGACCGATCCGGAGTGGGTGGCCTCGCTGAAGCCGGGCTGGCAGTACGAACGGCACGACAACTTCAACGGCATCATATCCGGCCACGAGGTGGAGGGAAACCTGGTCGACGACGGCTGGACGCACCTGTTTCCCGAGCTGACCGGCCAGCACCTGGTGGACGTGCCGGTCGGAGGGCTCCCCGAAGGCGACCAGGCGTTGGTGGCGGAGCTCGCGGACATGAAGCTGCTCATGAGCGCGCACGCGCGGGTCGACTCCATCGTCACCGACCCGGCCACCGCCGACGGCCTCAAGCCGTGGTTCGGGTACATGTGCAAGCGGCCGTGCTTCAACGACGAGTACCTCCAGGCGTTCAACCGCTCCAACGTCACCCTGGCCGCTTCTCCGACGGGCATCGACGGGATCACCTCGACGGGGATCGTCGTCGCGGGCACCCACTACGAGGTCGACTGCATCGTCTTCGCGACCGGCTTCGAGACCGGGTCCGGCCCGGCGGGTATCTATGGCTACGACGTGATCGGACGCGAGGGCCACTCGATGCAGGAGTACTTCTCCGAGGGGGCGAGGACCTTTCACGGGTTCTTCACGCACGGCTTCCCGAACTTCGTGGAGCTCGGGATGTCGCAGACCGCCTACTACGTCAACTTTGTCTACATGCTCGACCGCAAGGCGCGTCACGCGGCTCGGCTCGTGCGACATGCGCTGGACAACGGCATCGGGACCTTCGAGCCCACCGCCGAGGCCGAGGCGGAATGGGTCGCCGAGGTCCGGCGGTCCAATGAGCCGCGCGAGGCGTACTGGGGAGCCTGTACGCCGGGCTACTACAACGGTCAGGGCGAGGTGTCCAAGGCGGTCTTCCGCGACGTGTACAACTCGTCGGAGGTCGACTTCTGGAACATGATCGAGGCCTGGTGGAACTCGGGCCGGTTCGAGGGTCTGGTCTTCGAGCCCGCTCGTGACGCGGTCCCGGTGGCCTGA
- a CDS encoding TetR/AcrR family transcriptional regulator — protein MPPSPTAPATTDPSGGSRRRVPRGEVQRQAILDGFERLLDRMPAPDISVKDITEAAGIKRPNFYFYFESKAAVLGELVGRAWDDWTKTVGSYNRLAGESHAAYFDRLFGQSYAAWVEHDQVMVAGVQATGYDDEVRSRWSELVSELNRHLSLQMSRDTEAGLIAPLSDDHGAISERLTDMIVMAFLQDRSVRPAEAESARMLAALKAIWLGAWGVRDQAR, from the coding sequence ATGCCCCCGAGCCCGACAGCGCCAGCGACCACAGACCCCTCCGGTGGGAGCCGGAGGCGCGTCCCGCGGGGCGAGGTCCAGCGGCAGGCGATCCTCGACGGGTTCGAGCGCCTGCTCGACCGGATGCCGGCGCCGGACATCTCGGTCAAGGACATCACCGAGGCCGCCGGGATCAAACGACCCAACTTCTACTTCTACTTCGAGTCCAAGGCCGCTGTCCTGGGGGAGCTGGTCGGACGGGCGTGGGACGACTGGACGAAGACCGTCGGCAGCTACAACCGACTCGCGGGTGAGTCCCACGCCGCCTACTTCGACAGGCTCTTCGGCCAGTCCTACGCGGCATGGGTGGAACACGACCAGGTGATGGTCGCCGGCGTGCAGGCGACCGGGTACGACGACGAGGTGAGGTCACGCTGGTCGGAACTCGTCTCAGAGTTGAACCGTCACCTCTCGCTGCAGATGAGTCGGGATACCGAGGCCGGGCTGATCGCGCCGCTGTCCGATGACCACGGGGCGATCAGCGAGAGGCTGACCGACATGATCGTCATGGCCTTCCTTCAGGACCGGTCGGTCAGACCCGCCGAGGCCGAGTCCGCGCGGATGCTGGCGGCGCTCAAGGCGATCTGGCTCGGGGCCTGGGGTGTCCGCGATCAGGCGCGGTAG
- a CDS encoding ABC transporter permease, whose amino-acid sequence MADIDTARSAATAAVVGPARRRPRLPKLSGLGTWVALGWTVLIVLGALIVDFLPLAEARDPALALTTPSLLPPDLASDYPLGTDRQGLDILGGLLYGARVSIVVGIGGVIIGGLIGGTLGLIAGYKGGWADRVVSIISDVLLAFPSLILLIAIITVLEPTLLNVTLALGIMVVPSYARLVRANAMSFAGREFVTAARSLGAGEIRIMLREVAPNIVAPVLSYSFMLVAVLIVAEASLSYLGLSIPRPEPTWGNMISAGQPDFERYPYLVGIPAFVLFLTVLSFNQLGEAAGRKWSPGAAKI is encoded by the coding sequence GTGGCTGACATCGACACCGCCCGTTCCGCCGCCACCGCCGCCGTGGTCGGCCCCGCGCGCCGCCGTCCGCGGCTGCCCAAGCTCTCCGGCCTCGGCACGTGGGTGGCGCTCGGCTGGACCGTCCTCATCGTGCTGGGCGCCCTGATCGTCGACTTCCTGCCCCTGGCGGAGGCCCGCGACCCCGCGCTCGCGCTCACGACGCCGTCCCTGCTGCCCCCCGACCTGGCCTCGGACTACCCGCTGGGCACCGACCGGCAGGGCCTCGACATCCTCGGCGGCCTGCTCTACGGCGCCCGGGTCTCCATCGTCGTGGGCATCGGCGGTGTGATCATCGGCGGCCTGATCGGCGGCACGCTCGGTCTCATCGCCGGGTACAAGGGCGGCTGGGCCGATCGCGTCGTGTCCATCATCAGCGATGTGCTGCTCGCGTTCCCGTCCCTGATCCTGCTCATCGCGATCATCACGGTCCTCGAGCCGACGCTGCTCAACGTCACGCTCGCGCTGGGCATCATGGTGGTGCCCTCGTACGCGCGACTCGTGCGCGCCAACGCCATGAGCTTCGCTGGCCGCGAGTTCGTCACGGCCGCCCGCTCGCTCGGCGCCGGCGAGATCCGCATCATGCTGCGCGAGGTGGCCCCGAACATCGTCGCGCCCGTGCTGTCCTACAGCTTCATGCTGGTCGCGGTGCTCATCGTGGCCGAGGCGTCGCTGAGCTACCTGGGGCTGAGCATTCCCCGCCCCGAACCGACCTGGGGCAACATGATCAGCGCCGGTCAGCCCGACTTCGAGCGGTATCCCTACCTCGTCGGGATCCCGGCGTTCGTGCTGTTCCTGACCGTCCTGAGCTTCAACCAGCTGGGCGAGGCCGCCGGACGGAAGTGGAGCCCCGGCGCGGCCAAGATCTGA
- a CDS encoding TetR/AcrR family transcriptional regulator produces the protein MGRTNEGPDDAGTNGTSQTRDAKAAMIEIAEKLIGERGLDRVSMRDVATAAGQRNNSAVQYHFGSRDGLIRQVLRRRLTALDTVRQQRLAEIDEQGLGTDLASLVRVLFEPIVELLRASPDATHYARFLQRVGPVMGPEAPEVRLRTATDDVVVRLIDVCSHLPRRVAFERIDLATQMFTGALAVYEDRRDASSTVVNTDFEKVVAHLYDMVEAALRAGMGDRGPSVVAAPGAPAAPGATGAPAAPAASDATA, from the coding sequence ATGGGGCGGACGAACGAAGGCCCGGACGACGCCGGGACGAACGGCACCTCCCAGACCAGGGATGCCAAAGCGGCGATGATCGAGATCGCCGAGAAGTTGATCGGCGAGCGCGGCCTCGACCGCGTGTCGATGCGCGACGTGGCCACGGCTGCCGGGCAGCGCAACAACTCGGCGGTGCAGTACCACTTCGGGAGCAGGGACGGGCTCATCCGCCAGGTGCTACGGCGCAGGCTGACCGCCCTGGACACGGTGCGGCAGCAGCGCCTGGCCGAGATCGACGAGCAGGGCCTCGGCACGGACCTCGCCTCGCTGGTGCGGGTGCTGTTCGAGCCGATCGTCGAGTTGTTGCGGGCGTCGCCGGACGCCACCCACTACGCGCGCTTCCTGCAGCGGGTGGGCCCGGTGATGGGCCCGGAGGCGCCGGAGGTGCGGCTCCGGACCGCCACTGACGACGTGGTGGTGCGTCTCATCGACGTGTGTTCGCACCTGCCCCGGCGGGTCGCGTTCGAGCGGATCGACCTGGCCACGCAGATGTTCACCGGCGCGCTGGCGGTCTACGAGGACCGGCGCGACGCGAGCAGCACCGTGGTCAACACCGACTTCGAGAAGGTCGTGGCCCACCTCTACGACATGGTCGAGGCGGCGCTGCGGGCGGGGATGGGCGACCGCGGCCCGTCCGTGGTCGCCGCGCCCGGGGCGCCCGCCGCGCCCGGGGCGACCGGCGCACCCGCGGCGCCCGCAGCCTCAGACGCGACCGCGTAG
- a CDS encoding FAD-dependent oxidoreductase, which yields MPAAFDTVIVGAGNAGVSLAARLRRDGVRSVALIDPSPVHRYRPMLNYAAAGQARMSRYERLMATVVPDGVELLPQAATRVDPAERTVTLDTGATVGYRDLVLCPGLTPHWDAIPGLQEGYVDGWAVSAHVPEYAGRACAALVRVREGTVVFSVPPEPASCGGTVLKAMFLACDRWRREDVLDRIDVHLVTPFRGLLGLEHADRRLRPFIEQYGITVHEQSRVDAVDHHARTVSVAGPVPATVEDVHLAYVTPHTRAPRFVADSGLATDDDAALVDVDPGTLRHTRVDTVWGLGDAATVGTRPSGGALRAQVGVVADNLRAARDGGALREYDGYTVIPVAVSRNRLVLDEHDRDGRPAPSVRGIDVTVPRRTAYAFDRFVQPVVYFRKLLRGRV from the coding sequence ATGCCCGCCGCTTTCGACACCGTGATCGTCGGGGCGGGCAACGCCGGGGTCTCCCTGGCGGCCCGCCTCAGGCGCGACGGCGTGCGCAGCGTCGCGCTCATCGACCCCAGCCCCGTGCACCGGTACCGACCGATGCTCAACTACGCGGCGGCCGGGCAGGCCCGCATGTCCCGGTACGAACGGCTCATGGCGACCGTCGTCCCCGACGGCGTGGAACTCCTCCCCCAGGCGGCGACCCGCGTCGACCCGGCCGAACGCACGGTCACCCTCGACACGGGCGCCACCGTCGGCTACCGCGACCTCGTGCTGTGCCCCGGCCTGACCCCGCACTGGGACGCGATCCCGGGACTGCAGGAGGGCTACGTCGACGGGTGGGCGGTGTCTGCGCACGTGCCCGAGTACGCTGGCCGGGCGTGCGCCGCCCTGGTCCGGGTCCGTGAGGGCACGGTGGTGTTCTCGGTGCCGCCGGAACCCGCCTCCTGCGGCGGGACGGTGCTCAAGGCGATGTTCCTGGCGTGCGACCGCTGGCGGCGTGAAGACGTCCTCGACCGTATCGATGTGCACCTGGTGACCCCGTTCCGCGGGCTCCTGGGGCTCGAGCACGCCGACCGGAGGCTGCGGCCGTTCATCGAGCAGTACGGCATCACCGTTCACGAGCAGTCGCGCGTCGACGCCGTGGACCACCACGCCCGCACGGTGTCGGTCGCCGGCCCGGTGCCCGCGACCGTGGAGGACGTCCACCTGGCCTACGTCACCCCGCACACCCGCGCGCCCCGGTTCGTCGCCGACTCGGGGCTCGCCACCGACGACGACGCCGCCCTGGTCGACGTCGACCCGGGCACCCTGCGGCACACGCGCGTCGACACGGTGTGGGGCCTGGGTGACGCCGCGACGGTCGGCACCCGCCCGTCGGGTGGCGCGTTGCGCGCGCAGGTCGGGGTGGTGGCCGACAACCTACGCGCCGCCCGCGACGGTGGAGCGCTACGGGAGTACGACGGCTACACGGTCATCCCCGTCGCCGTGAGCAGGAACCGGCTGGTGCTCGACGAGCACGACCGCGACGGTCGGCCTGCGCCCTCGGTACGCGGGATCGACGTCACCGTGCCACGGCGGACGGCGTACGCGTTCGACCGGTTCGTCCAACCCGTCGTGTACTTCCGCAAGCTCCTACGCGGTCGCGTCTGA
- a CDS encoding aspartate dehydrogenase domain-containing protein: protein MTPPLTSSAGYSPDSDPAAGSGGTTAGAVSHRPPLRVAVVGVGAIGGAVIEALEQGRVPGARLGAVLRSSSAPEEVTAAIDAADVVVEASTVDAADDLIPRVTATGTDVVVCSCGVFARHDDPRERLAGGPGAGRVLVPAGAIGGLDVLAAAARAGTADASVRHYTIKRPAALDVDEQLTDRREVFRGSARQAALEFPRTSNASVALALATLGLDRTEVIVVADPHVGRTRHVVEWESPVGRYELQFENAVDPDSGGRTSAITAWSVAEVLSALASGAGPGVVVLAGGRPVEGPEPSP, encoded by the coding sequence ATGACCCCTCCCCTCACCTCCTCCGCCGGTTACTCCCCCGATTCCGACCCCGCCGCCGGCTCGGGCGGCACGACCGCCGGAGCCGTCAGCCACCGGCCTCCACTGCGGGTCGCCGTGGTCGGCGTCGGCGCGATCGGCGGCGCCGTCATCGAGGCCCTGGAGCAGGGACGGGTCCCGGGAGCGAGGCTCGGCGCCGTGCTGCGCTCGAGCAGCGCGCCGGAGGAGGTCACAGCGGCGATCGACGCGGCCGACGTGGTGGTCGAGGCCAGCACGGTCGACGCCGCCGACGACCTGATCCCGCGCGTCACCGCGACCGGCACGGACGTCGTCGTGTGCTCGTGCGGCGTGTTCGCCCGCCACGACGACCCCCGCGAACGCCTCGCGGGTGGGCCGGGCGCCGGTCGCGTCCTCGTGCCCGCCGGGGCGATCGGCGGACTCGACGTCCTCGCGGCGGCCGCCCGCGCCGGGACCGCCGACGCCAGCGTCCGCCACTACACCATCAAACGGCCCGCGGCCCTGGACGTCGACGAGCAGCTCACCGATCGCCGCGAGGTCTTCCGCGGCTCGGCCCGCCAGGCGGCGCTCGAGTTCCCGCGCACCTCCAACGCGTCCGTCGCCCTCGCGCTGGCCACCCTCGGCCTCGACCGGACCGAGGTGATCGTGGTCGCCGACCCGCACGTCGGGCGCACCCGCCACGTCGTCGAGTGGGAGTCGCCGGTGGGCCGCTACGAGCTGCAGTTCGAGAACGCCGTCGACCCCGACTCCGGCGGCCGCACATCGGCGATCACCGCCTGGTCGGTGGCGGAGGTCCTCAGCGCCCTAGCGTCCGGCGCCGGGCCGGGGGTCGTCGTGCTCGCGGGCGGCCGACCGGTGGAAGGCCCCGAGCCGAGCCCCTAG